A portion of the Corynebacterium heidelbergense genome contains these proteins:
- a CDS encoding dienelactone hydrolase family protein produces MADNLKNLVARLGKRGPHRVLTGDLSFAGIPGKVYTPADGNGIAGIAFGHDWRLGVCNYHGTLRHLASWGIAVAAPDTERGFLPNARGFASDLETCLQILAGVKLGTGSVSVSPNKLFLAGHGFGASCAVLAATGRSAQSNPKSGYHNQPSIAGVMAVYPSDTTPSPYEAAKQVDAPGLVLHPGSAAESQYGDAKRMAALWRGEVVYRTIEGAGSSGFHEAYGRKFLLGGGTPEFAKQDLVRALMVGFTLAESEGKYDKFRETNVKLKNTETASQVELFRNLPEHMDTKQLLAQLQF; encoded by the coding sequence GTGGCTGACAATCTGAAGAATCTCGTGGCCCGCCTCGGCAAGCGGGGCCCGCATCGTGTGTTGACCGGAGACTTAAGCTTCGCCGGGATCCCGGGGAAGGTGTATACCCCGGCTGACGGCAACGGCATTGCCGGTATTGCCTTCGGGCACGATTGGCGGCTGGGCGTGTGCAATTACCACGGGACGCTGCGGCATCTGGCCAGTTGGGGCATCGCGGTGGCCGCGCCGGATACGGAGCGGGGGTTCCTGCCGAACGCCCGGGGCTTTGCGTCCGACCTGGAGACGTGTCTGCAGATCCTGGCGGGCGTGAAGCTGGGGACGGGCAGCGTGAGCGTGAGCCCGAACAAGCTGTTCCTTGCCGGCCATGGCTTTGGAGCTTCGTGTGCGGTGTTGGCGGCAACGGGTCGTTCGGCCCAGTCCAACCCGAAGAGCGGGTATCACAATCAGCCTTCCATTGCGGGGGTGATGGCGGTGTACCCCTCGGATACCACGCCGAGCCCCTACGAGGCGGCGAAGCAGGTGGATGCCCCCGGCCTAGTGCTGCACCCTGGGTCTGCGGCGGAAAGCCAGTATGGGGACGCCAAGCGGATGGCGGCGCTGTGGCGCGGGGAGGTCGTGTACCGCACGATCGAGGGGGCCGGTAGCAGCGGTTTCCACGAGGCATACGGCCGCAAGTTCCTGCTGGGTGGGGGAACCCCGGAATTCGCGAAGCAGGATCTGGTGCGGGCCCTCATGGTCGGGTTCACCCTGGCTGAGTCCGAGGGCAAGTACGACAAGTTCCGGGAAACCAACGTCAAGCTGAAGAACACAGAAACCGCCTCTCAGGTGGAGCTGTTCCGCAACCTGCCGGAGCATATGGACACAAAGCAGCTTCTGGCCCAACTGCAGTTCTAG
- the rpsI gene encoding 30S ribosomal protein S9, protein MSDYNENINPEENYEGEYTSTDAVNEEFVATIGDSLVTETDAEETVEAAPVVYDGPIQTVGRRKRAVVRVRMVQGSGEITCNGRTLEDYFPNKLHQQLIKAPLVLLEREDQFDIKANLNGGGPSGQAGAFRLAIARALNKYNPEERRELKKAGFLTRDARAVERKKAGLHKARRAPQYSKR, encoded by the coding sequence ATGAGCGACTACAACGAGAACATCAACCCCGAGGAAAACTACGAGGGCGAGTACACCTCGACCGACGCCGTGAACGAAGAGTTCGTGGCCACCATCGGTGACTCCCTTGTCACCGAAACGGACGCCGAGGAAACCGTCGAGGCCGCCCCCGTGGTCTACGACGGCCCGATCCAGACCGTCGGCCGCCGCAAGCGCGCCGTGGTCCGCGTCCGCATGGTGCAGGGCTCCGGCGAGATCACCTGTAACGGCCGCACCCTGGAAGACTACTTCCCCAACAAGCTGCACCAGCAGCTCATCAAGGCACCCCTCGTCCTGCTGGAGCGGGAAGACCAGTTCGACATCAAGGCCAACCTCAACGGCGGTGGCCCCTCCGGGCAGGCCGGCGCCTTCCGCCTTGCCATCGCCCGCGCGCTGAACAAGTACAACCCGGAGGAGCGCCGCGAGCTGAAAAAGGCCGGCTTCCTCACCCGCGATGCCCGCGCCGTGGAGCGCAAGAAGGCCGGTCTGCACAAGGCCCGCCGCGCACCGCAGTACTCCAAGCGCTAA
- a CDS encoding type VII secretion-associated protein, which produces MGVVAQAVGLQESGLFVDGATVTDLSTGFVAVADFPGSSHNKDPLLADEGEDRFRRSPLGHARLDQLREAVIDALEQRVANPSAASAKPTLPRNRFPWGIGINPPDLLVVGTHAPVVARYLQLEGFRARVYDPDPAIEVAHALARAEREAGVPPTLCASAGEPADGAGQGVGLQGGSLAALGGGGVPTEITPLPYELDHDTGAEDGGFYRADEDEELTDEGYVEDELPSSPSPRRAALPVVAGCGVLGVGIALAVMIGGAGGNESQVEAGAVNVEAGADEEEGTAASGSAPSAGAGPSSAPAATAAMPAEQRDAPEDPWRHAHDRADAGPASAPSTNSRARVPTTADVAGWRRAGATPEREEYRSGDEGMRVLVAAAPAPVHSQAELDRAVLTALGKTGGMEIVSNTPVSYRERFADSVTLWHVRFVAGHQVSVGCQYRNVTPERMAICDRFAATARPE; this is translated from the coding sequence ATGGGGGTTGTCGCACAGGCGGTGGGGTTGCAGGAGAGCGGCCTGTTCGTGGACGGCGCGACCGTCACCGACCTGTCTACGGGGTTCGTCGCCGTCGCCGACTTTCCGGGAAGCTCCCACAACAAGGATCCGTTGCTCGCCGACGAGGGGGAGGATCGATTCCGGCGTTCCCCGTTGGGGCATGCGCGTCTCGACCAGTTGCGAGAGGCGGTTATCGACGCCCTGGAACAGCGCGTGGCCAACCCGTCGGCCGCTTCGGCCAAACCGACCCTGCCCAGAAACCGGTTCCCCTGGGGGATTGGTATCAACCCACCTGACCTGCTCGTTGTCGGGACCCATGCGCCCGTGGTGGCCAGATACCTCCAGCTGGAGGGTTTTCGGGCCCGGGTGTACGACCCGGACCCCGCCATCGAAGTGGCCCACGCACTCGCGCGGGCGGAACGGGAGGCGGGAGTCCCGCCCACGTTGTGTGCGTCCGCGGGCGAGCCCGCGGACGGGGCCGGGCAAGGTGTCGGCTTGCAGGGTGGGTCCTTGGCGGCGCTGGGTGGAGGTGGCGTCCCCACCGAAATAACCCCATTGCCCTACGAGTTGGACCATGACACAGGCGCGGAGGACGGCGGCTTCTATCGTGCGGATGAGGACGAGGAGCTCACCGATGAGGGCTACGTGGAGGACGAACTGCCAAGCTCCCCATCGCCGCGGCGGGCCGCGCTTCCCGTCGTTGCGGGATGCGGCGTGCTTGGCGTGGGCATCGCGCTGGCAGTGATGATCGGCGGAGCAGGGGGGAACGAAAGCCAAGTGGAAGCTGGCGCTGTCAACGTGGAGGCGGGGGCGGACGAAGAAGAAGGCACCGCGGCATCGGGGTCCGCGCCGTCTGCGGGGGCTGGCCCCAGCTCGGCGCCGGCCGCGACCGCCGCGATGCCGGCAGAACAGCGGGACGCTCCAGAAGATCCGTGGCGTCATGCCCACGACAGGGCGGATGCGGGACCGGCGAGCGCGCCTTCCACCAACAGCCGGGCACGGGTGCCCACCACTGCGGACGTGGCTGGCTGGCGCCGCGCCGGGGCCACCCCGGAACGGGAGGAATACCGCTCCGGGGACGAGGGAATGCGGGTGCTGGTCGCGGCGGCCCCGGCCCCCGTCCACTCGCAGGCGGAACTGGACCGCGCGGTGCTCACGGCGCTGGGTAAGACCGGCGGCATGGAGATTGTCAGCAACACGCCGGTGAGCTACCGGGAGCGGTTCGCGGACTCCGTGACGCTCTGGCACGTTCGCTTCGTCGCGGGGCACCAGGTCTCCGTGGGGTGCCAGTACCGCAACGTCACCCCGGAGCGGATGGCAATCTGCGACCGCTTCGCGGCGACGGCTCGCCCGGAGTAG
- a CDS encoding EsaB/YukD family protein has translation MLAVSIAIPARNSVVEAAIADHIPVAELIPHLVDPEPGQHWVLSRATGDIRPEHSLDQAGVRPGERLTLEQSEVGRCPTPPIDAVDELTGSVGTNHSTWICAIIAALFAIRSVPVWNPLQFHPARQLAFLPGGLPGMLAGHAGGRPTAEGADNASQQASSQASEAASWLTDSGALVPLVLIALAALATAALSLHDRRFVPIAAILGFGAGLHVNVMCGCLLATALVWRRGFTRVLLVALTAFAAINVAPGVTLLVALVVLAISGQIAVGVAGIKLPRVPATGVFREPVDNSAGSAVPTHSALVVACCIAIVACVMQILPPGSQHPSGWVCALLVMVVLTGVSSRDCRPVHATAVAVMAAVVGLWLAWHVSWGVLVLALLAVPLIKPTSPLFGRAVDAVENVAFAACVPLALHTTGLFEAIRGIG, from the coding sequence GTGCTAGCAGTCAGTATCGCCATTCCGGCGCGCAATTCGGTGGTGGAGGCAGCCATCGCGGATCACATACCGGTCGCCGAGCTCATTCCGCACTTGGTCGACCCGGAGCCGGGCCAGCATTGGGTTTTGTCCCGGGCGACGGGGGACATTCGGCCGGAGCATTCGTTGGACCAGGCGGGGGTGCGCCCCGGGGAACGCCTCACCCTCGAGCAATCGGAGGTTGGTCGCTGCCCCACTCCCCCGATCGACGCTGTCGACGAGCTGACGGGCTCCGTCGGGACAAACCACTCCACCTGGATCTGCGCGATCATCGCCGCGCTGTTCGCCATTCGCAGCGTGCCGGTGTGGAATCCGCTGCAGTTTCATCCGGCCCGGCAGTTGGCTTTCCTGCCCGGAGGGTTGCCGGGGATGCTCGCCGGGCATGCGGGTGGCCGGCCGACCGCCGAAGGTGCGGACAACGCCTCGCAGCAGGCTTCCTCACAGGCGAGCGAGGCCGCGTCCTGGCTGACGGACTCGGGCGCGCTGGTCCCCCTCGTCCTCATCGCGCTGGCGGCCCTGGCCACCGCGGCCTTGTCTCTACACGATCGCAGGTTCGTCCCCATCGCCGCGATCTTGGGCTTCGGGGCGGGTCTGCACGTCAACGTCATGTGCGGTTGCCTGCTGGCCACGGCGCTCGTGTGGCGCCGAGGGTTTACACGGGTGCTGCTCGTGGCCCTCACCGCCTTTGCCGCCATCAACGTTGCTCCTGGGGTGACGCTCCTGGTCGCCCTGGTGGTGCTGGCGATCTCGGGGCAGATTGCGGTGGGGGTCGCGGGGATAAAGCTCCCGCGAGTACCGGCCACGGGGGTGTTTCGAGAGCCTGTGGATAACTCCGCTGGTTCCGCCGTTCCCACCCATTCGGCGCTCGTGGTGGCGTGCTGCATCGCCATCGTGGCTTGCGTGATGCAGATCCTCCCGCCGGGCTCGCAGCATCCGTCCGGCTGGGTCTGCGCCCTCCTCGTCATGGTGGTTCTCACCGGTGTGTCCTCCCGAGATTGCCGCCCGGTGCACGCAACTGCGGTGGCGGTCATGGCCGCTGTGGTTGGTCTGTGGTTGGCGTGGCACGTGTCGTGGGGGGTTCTCGTGCTGGCGCTGCTGGCCGTGCCGCTGATCAAACCGACTTCCCCGCTGTTCGGGCGAGCTGTGGATGCGGTGGAGAACGTGGCCTTCGCGGCGTGCGTTCCGCTCGCGCTGCACACCACTGGTCTGTTCGAGGCGATTAGGGGGATCGGGTGA
- the rplM gene encoding 50S ribosomal protein L13, with amino-acid sequence MTTFHPKSGDITRKWYVIDATDVVLGRLAVTAADLLRGKKKPYFAPNVDCGDNVIIINADKVRVSSNKRDREMRYRHSGYPGGLKSMTLGRSLDLHPERVIEESVKGMMPSNKLSRASIKKLHVFAGPEHTYQAQKPETFEIKQVAQ; translated from the coding sequence GTGACTACTTTTCACCCGAAGAGCGGTGACATTACCCGTAAGTGGTACGTCATCGACGCCACTGACGTGGTTCTGGGTCGTCTCGCCGTAACCGCAGCCGACCTGCTGCGCGGCAAGAAAAAGCCCTACTTCGCCCCCAATGTGGACTGCGGCGACAACGTCATCATCATCAACGCCGACAAGGTCCGCGTGTCCTCCAACAAGCGCGATCGCGAAATGCGCTACCGCCACTCCGGCTACCCCGGTGGCCTGAAGTCCATGACCCTTGGCCGCTCCCTGGATCTGCACCCAGAGCGCGTCATCGAGGAGTCCGTCAAGGGCATGATGCCGAGCAACAAGCTCTCCCGAGCCTCCATCAAGAAGCTCCACGTCTTCGCCGGCCCGGAGCACACCTACCAAGCCCAAAAGCCGGAGACCTTCGAGATCAAGCAGGTGGCACAGTAA
- the glmM gene encoding phosphoglucosamine mutase: MGKLFGTDGVRGLANERLTAPLAMKLGAAAAHVLTEIEASGQRRPTAVVGRDPRASGEMLTAALAAGMASQGVDVLDVGVLPTPAVAFLTDDFGADMGVMISASHNPMPDNGIKFFAAGGHKLDDTVEDAVEATMLNLTPQGPTGAAIGRIIDESHDALERYLHHLRLAVPTPLDGLKVVVDCANGAASEAAPLAYSSAGAEVTAIHNRPNAYNINDGVGSTHIDVIQKAVVEHGADIGLAHDGDADRCLAVDSEGNVVDGDQIMAILAIAMKEDGELKKNTLVATVMSNLGLKLAMREQGITMRETKVGDRYVLADLNAGDYSLGGEQSGHIVIPAHGTTGDGTLTGLSIMARMAATGRSLSELASVMRVLPQTLINVPVPDKSKIISDARVQGALEAAEQELGETGRVLLRPSGTEELFRVMVEAADPATARRIAGKLAAVVAEV, from the coding sequence ATGGGTAAATTGTTCGGAACCGATGGTGTCCGCGGCCTGGCCAACGAACGCCTCACCGCTCCGCTGGCCATGAAACTCGGTGCGGCGGCGGCTCATGTCCTCACGGAGATCGAGGCCAGCGGCCAGCGCAGGCCCACCGCAGTGGTGGGGCGGGACCCCAGGGCCTCCGGGGAAATGCTCACCGCGGCCCTGGCCGCAGGCATGGCCTCCCAGGGCGTAGATGTGCTGGACGTAGGGGTTCTGCCCACCCCCGCAGTCGCCTTCCTCACGGATGATTTCGGGGCGGACATGGGGGTGATGATCTCCGCCTCCCACAACCCCATGCCGGATAACGGCATCAAGTTCTTCGCCGCGGGGGGCCACAAGCTGGACGACACGGTGGAGGACGCCGTCGAAGCGACGATGCTTAACCTCACCCCGCAGGGCCCCACCGGTGCGGCGATCGGCCGGATCATCGACGAATCCCACGATGCCCTGGAGCGCTACCTGCACCACCTGCGCCTGGCGGTGCCCACCCCGCTGGACGGCCTCAAGGTGGTTGTCGATTGCGCGAACGGCGCAGCGTCCGAGGCCGCCCCCCTGGCCTATTCCAGCGCCGGTGCGGAAGTTACGGCGATCCACAACCGCCCGAATGCGTACAACATCAACGATGGGGTGGGCAGCACCCACATCGACGTCATCCAGAAGGCCGTGGTGGAGCACGGCGCGGACATCGGCCTGGCCCACGATGGGGACGCGGACCGCTGCCTGGCCGTGGATAGCGAAGGAAACGTGGTGGATGGGGACCAGATCATGGCGATCCTCGCTATTGCGATGAAGGAGGACGGCGAGCTGAAGAAGAACACGCTCGTGGCCACCGTCATGTCCAATCTGGGCCTCAAGCTCGCCATGCGGGAGCAGGGCATCACCATGCGGGAGACCAAGGTCGGCGACCGGTATGTCCTCGCCGACCTCAACGCGGGGGATTACTCCCTGGGTGGCGAGCAGTCCGGGCACATCGTTATTCCAGCGCACGGCACCACGGGGGACGGCACCCTCACCGGCCTGTCCATCATGGCGCGGATGGCCGCGACCGGGCGGTCCCTCAGCGAGCTTGCTTCGGTCATGCGGGTGCTGCCCCAGACACTCATCAATGTCCCGGTCCCGGATAAATCCAAGATTATTTCGGACGCCAGGGTCCAGGGCGCTTTAGAAGCAGCGGAGCAGGAGCTCGGGGAGACCGGGCGGGTGTTGCTGCGCCCCTCGGGCACGGAGGAGCTGTTCCGGGTGATGGTGGAGGCGGCGGATCCGGCGACGGCGCGCCGGATCGCGGGGAAGCTAGCCGCGGTGGTCGCGGAGGTCTGA
- a CDS encoding WXG100 family type VII secretion target produces MNFRTEIGTMEGAANNVDSINSNVQAELQRLAAVVEGTAGSWRGDAQNAFQALMERWNTSARQLSEALQSISENLRANARAFDETEMANQAAFR; encoded by the coding sequence GTGAACTTCAGAACAGAGATCGGCACCATGGAGGGTGCCGCCAACAACGTGGACAGCATCAACTCGAACGTGCAGGCGGAGCTGCAGCGGCTGGCTGCTGTGGTGGAGGGGACAGCCGGCAGTTGGCGGGGCGATGCCCAAAACGCCTTCCAGGCCCTGATGGAGCGCTGGAACACCAGCGCCCGGCAGCTCAGCGAGGCGCTGCAGAGCATCTCGGAGAACCTCCGAGCCAACGCCCGCGCGTTCGACGAGACCGAAATGGCCAACCAGGCGGCATTCCGTTAA
- a CDS encoding FtsK/SpoIIIE domain-containing protein gives MKAQAPPTLPKEKQPFIRMLMPAVMLVAVLGMVGAMVLSGSGRSPMTFVFPLMMLGSMVMMFQPGGNVDETRRSFHRHIDAVKDAIQRSRRKQIARLAQEHPDPRTLWTHLRAGEDATGAAGVVRLGIAVQAPEDPLEIPVTAPPEDLEPVSAMSLRDLAIRTATIEAPVAVDLASFHSVVIVGDGAAGLSRAMQAQLVCQDKGAATIVGPHDQWLPHDGPATYRFCDSTHPVTSQCVVHDPSPEWLDVAKAQGLLLKAQSEAGVMRLSAWTVDGWSTFGVADQLSDVELAMLCRARSTVKGTTSILELPGGDLSAPIGFSGAPVYLDIKESALGGIGPHGLCIGATGSGKSELLKAVVVSFAHQHSAEELNFVLVDFKGGASFLGLDRLPHTSAVITNLADEAGLVDRMQDSLLGEMHRRQERLRAAGMTTAAEFNRAHPGAMPALFIIVDEFSELLHCRPEFADVFAAIGRLGRSLRMHLLLASQRLEEGRLRGLESHLSYRIALRTFSAAESRALIGSAAAHELPAVPGSAILCSHETTRFKAAYVSGPELPRDQRVIRALGAQPEATKTTLDMVVDRLAAPNTNPIWLPPLPTVLRAPEVVRPVATLCARVGVEDLPFDGKQVPYDVDLTRKHWVVVGQPQSGKTFALRTLVIGLALSSPNVPIYIFDPGGSLASLRRLPQVAAVVGKEHLKRLLDEADQVSGHRVLIIDGIDSVGESGSEEEQRLIRMTTTGLERGLHVVVTALRWNLRPTLRDVLTGHLELRMTPLDSVFRDAQRSLPDLPGRGVSHNGKHLQVALSTAQDVEHVRRVTAERGEPNVEMRVLPDIYSAEELAQEWAATGKIPDAAEARRQLSAPPVPFALGGPRLEVVAWDSGTYPHLFVVGQSGAGATTALRTLCTQLHTVAELRGPAAARPIEILATDTRRGLMGCPGYLPREEFKQQLGAWAARLRERIPQKVTSEQLRERSWWTGPELYVVVDDSDSDPGLDVLLDVVPFAADVGLHLVLARRSGLFSRSTFQPLMQAVRDQSAWVVLSAPREDGPIAGQKLQRREPGRGVYVHSEPWAIHVARHEDEKGEQ, from the coding sequence GTGAAGGCGCAGGCGCCACCGACGCTGCCAAAGGAAAAACAGCCGTTCATTCGCATGCTGATGCCGGCAGTCATGCTGGTCGCCGTGCTGGGCATGGTGGGGGCCATGGTGTTATCGGGCTCCGGCCGTTCCCCGATGACCTTTGTATTCCCACTGATGATGCTGGGGTCCATGGTGATGATGTTCCAGCCCGGGGGCAATGTGGACGAAACGCGCCGGAGTTTCCATCGCCATATCGATGCGGTGAAGGACGCCATTCAACGCTCGCGGCGCAAACAAATCGCGCGGCTGGCCCAAGAACACCCGGATCCCCGCACCCTGTGGACCCACCTGCGCGCTGGCGAGGACGCAACGGGGGCCGCCGGAGTGGTTCGCCTGGGTATCGCGGTGCAAGCTCCCGAGGATCCGCTGGAGATCCCGGTGACGGCACCCCCGGAGGACTTGGAGCCGGTCAGCGCTATGAGCCTGCGAGACCTGGCCATTCGGACGGCCACGATCGAGGCTCCCGTGGCCGTGGACCTGGCCAGCTTCCACAGCGTTGTGATCGTCGGCGATGGCGCGGCCGGGTTGTCCCGGGCCATGCAGGCACAGTTGGTCTGCCAGGACAAAGGGGCAGCGACGATCGTGGGGCCCCACGATCAGTGGCTACCCCACGATGGCCCCGCTACTTACCGCTTCTGCGATAGCACCCACCCGGTGACCTCCCAGTGCGTTGTGCACGACCCCTCCCCGGAGTGGTTGGACGTGGCCAAGGCCCAGGGGCTTTTGCTCAAGGCGCAGAGCGAGGCTGGCGTGATGCGCCTGTCTGCCTGGACGGTGGACGGATGGTCCACGTTCGGGGTGGCCGACCAACTGAGCGACGTGGAGCTGGCGATGCTGTGCCGAGCGCGGTCCACCGTGAAGGGGACCACCTCCATCCTGGAACTACCGGGTGGCGATCTCAGTGCTCCCATCGGCTTTTCCGGGGCCCCCGTGTACTTGGACATCAAGGAATCCGCGCTGGGCGGAATTGGCCCGCATGGCCTCTGTATCGGCGCCACCGGGTCCGGCAAGAGTGAACTGCTCAAGGCTGTGGTGGTCAGTTTCGCGCACCAGCACTCGGCAGAGGAGCTGAACTTCGTTCTCGTGGACTTCAAGGGTGGGGCGAGTTTCCTGGGGTTGGACCGGCTGCCGCATACCAGTGCCGTCATCACCAACTTGGCGGATGAGGCGGGGCTGGTCGACCGCATGCAAGACAGCCTGCTCGGGGAGATGCACCGGCGCCAAGAACGCCTACGGGCTGCGGGAATGACGACGGCCGCGGAGTTTAACCGCGCCCACCCCGGGGCTATGCCGGCGCTGTTCATCATCGTGGACGAGTTTTCTGAACTGCTGCACTGCCGGCCGGAGTTCGCCGATGTCTTCGCCGCCATCGGCCGACTGGGACGAAGCTTGCGCATGCACTTGCTCCTCGCCAGCCAGCGCTTGGAGGAGGGGCGGCTGCGCGGCTTGGAATCCCACCTGAGCTACCGCATCGCCCTGCGAACCTTCTCCGCGGCCGAATCCCGGGCGCTCATCGGCTCCGCGGCAGCGCATGAATTGCCCGCGGTGCCAGGATCCGCCATCTTGTGTTCCCACGAAACCACCCGGTTCAAGGCCGCCTACGTTTCCGGGCCGGAGTTGCCCCGGGATCAGCGGGTGATCCGGGCCCTGGGGGCACAGCCGGAGGCCACGAAGACCACGTTAGACATGGTGGTGGACCGGCTTGCCGCCCCCAATACCAACCCCATTTGGCTGCCACCTTTGCCCACTGTCCTGCGTGCCCCGGAGGTGGTGCGCCCCGTGGCCACCCTGTGTGCCCGAGTCGGCGTGGAGGACCTCCCCTTCGACGGCAAGCAAGTTCCCTATGACGTGGATCTCACTCGAAAACACTGGGTTGTGGTGGGCCAACCCCAAAGCGGGAAGACCTTCGCACTGCGGACTCTCGTCATCGGGCTGGCCCTCAGCAGCCCCAACGTGCCCATCTACATCTTCGATCCCGGTGGCTCCCTGGCTTCGCTCCGCCGGCTTCCGCAGGTCGCGGCGGTGGTGGGGAAAGAGCATCTCAAGCGCCTCCTGGACGAGGCAGATCAGGTCAGTGGCCACCGGGTACTCATCATCGATGGCATCGACTCCGTCGGGGAGTCCGGCAGCGAGGAAGAACAGCGCCTCATCCGGATGACCACGACCGGCCTTGAACGGGGCCTGCACGTGGTGGTGACCGCCCTGCGGTGGAATCTGCGCCCCACCTTGCGAGACGTGCTCACCGGGCATCTGGAACTGCGGATGACCCCCTTGGACTCGGTGTTCCGGGACGCCCAGCGCAGCCTGCCGGATCTGCCGGGCCGGGGCGTGTCTCATAACGGAAAGCACCTCCAGGTTGCGTTGAGCACCGCGCAGGATGTGGAGCACGTGCGCCGAGTAACCGCGGAGCGTGGCGAACCCAACGTCGAGATGAGGGTCCTGCCGGACATTTATTCCGCCGAGGAACTGGCTCAGGAATGGGCCGCCACGGGCAAAATTCCCGACGCCGCCGAGGCTAGACGTCAGTTGTCGGCCCCGCCCGTCCCCTTCGCGCTCGGTGGACCGCGGTTGGAGGTGGTCGCCTGGGACAGCGGCACCTATCCGCACCTGTTCGTCGTGGGCCAGTCCGGAGCGGGCGCCACCACCGCGCTGCGGACGTTGTGCACCCAACTGCACACCGTCGCCGAATTGCGCGGGCCCGCCGCCGCCCGCCCCATTGAAATTCTTGCGACCGACACCCGCCGGGGACTTATGGGCTGCCCCGGTTACCTGCCGCGGGAAGAGTTCAAGCAGCAACTGGGGGCCTGGGCCGCGCGCTTGCGCGAGCGCATTCCGCAGAAGGTCACCAGCGAGCAGTTGCGCGAGCGGTCCTGGTGGACTGGCCCAGAGCTGTACGTCGTTGTGGACGATTCCGATAGCGACCCTGGCCTGGATGTTCTGCTTGACGTGGTGCCCTTTGCCGCCGATGTGGGGCTGCACCTCGTCCTTGCTCGGCGCAGCGGCTTGTTCTCACGCAGCACTTTCCAGCCGCTCATGCAGGCCGTCCGTGATCAATCAGCCTGGGTGGTTCTATCCGCACCGCGGGAAGACGGCCCCATCGCTGGGCAGAAGCTGCAGCGCCGGGAGCCGGGGCGGGGAGTGTACGTCCACTCGGAACCCTGGGCAATCCATGTCGCCCGCCACGAAGACGAAAAGGGGGAGCAATGA
- a CDS encoding WXG100 family type VII secretion target yields MIQYNFGAVGQAAEDINATTNNINGLLDNLKADLKPLVSEWEGSSAEAYNAAQRKWDQSAADLNDVLRQVGMAVREANDRMSQINTNAANSWA; encoded by the coding sequence GTGATCCAGTACAACTTTGGTGCCGTCGGCCAGGCCGCGGAAGACATCAACGCCACCACCAACAACATCAACGGTCTGCTGGACAACCTCAAGGCAGACCTCAAGCCGCTGGTCTCCGAGTGGGAGGGAAGCTCCGCTGAGGCCTACAACGCCGCACAGCGCAAGTGGGACCAGTCCGCTGCCGACCTCAACGATGTGCTGCGGCAAGTGGGCATGGCCGTGCGGGAAGCCAACGACCGGATGAGCCAGATCAACACGAACGCAGCCAATAGCTGGGCTTAG